The sequence TTTGGGTGGGGTTTGGGGTCGAGTATAGGGTGAGGGGTGGAGTTTGGGGTATGCCGATTTTAGAGGAGGTTATGTCCattttttggtattattttatgttgttcttttggttatttgaccattttttttttgttgggaatCGTCTGGACTTTGACGGTGAAAGTTGAGCAGTTGAGGATTATGACGCTATCAAACCATATCccccgccaccaccaccactacaatagacttgtattaggattttattattgtaatttgttaatttatatgtaccttttgaataaaatgtatattatggataatttgatcactatttttcatatgcaattttattttaaatatgtcaatttaaattaaagtaattaaaaaaaataaagccatataattaaattaaatttaaaaagtaaaaattcaaaacatcttGCGCTACCAAATATTACGTCACACAAACAAttactataattaaattaataatagaaataataaaacaaaaagtcaatttaattaaacaaaaaaataaaaaccaaaaactttcGTCACGCAAAATCTTGCGCTACCAAATATTTCATCACgcaatatattaaattaattcaattaaatcaaaaaatcaaaaacttTGCGCAACAAAATGTTTCGTCGCACAAAGTACCATCACATGACGAAGATTAATTTTCATCACGCAAACACTATCTTCACGAGCTTAGCGCAACGAACCATGCGCGACAAAAAATTTTTGCGCAAGGTTTTAAGCGACGAAATCTTACTTTGCGCAACAAATcttatttcgtcgcgcaaagtgttttttgtagtAGTATCGTACACTCGAAGTCATAAGTTCTATTCCCACTTCCCCCAATATTTGCTTGCATAAAAAACTCTTGTAAAAGTCTAAGGTTCTAGTAAATAAATGTGACTACTTAAGTGCATCAGTTATAAGGAAATAGCTATCGTTAGAAGgtctaaacaaactaaaaagtgTCATATTCCAACAACTTGGATGTccttgtaatttttattttcgtttAAAAGATAAATGAAAAAGTTCGACAATCACCCAATAACACTGTTACACATTAGACGAAagtaaaattaattttaatttatttaaaaataaaaaataaaaaatattatgtgATTCAAAATATTCTTCTTAACTTGTAAGTGAAATATTTTAGATTCAAATCCCTTGTAAAAATTCATTACTAGCTAGGGAGCTCTAGAGTAATGAATACAAGatttcttttgtcattttttctATAAGATAAGTTTGAACAAAAATCTCAATCGTCAACCCACACTCATCTCATGCCATTTGAGAAAGTCTCATGGGTAACTTATTTACAACGCACgacaaaaccaaaaaacaaaaacaaaaatttatgggaaaattaggttcacatccttttttttgttactccattgattaagattctattcattttcaatttttgatcaaagtccttgggtattaataacatcattaattatttgaatgataaaatattttttatttttaaatatattcctttagtgttaaaaatgttataattagtatatttatatttatggctaaattttttatcatatttttttttttagtttgtacctatttttaatttgcaaatattttttaatttgtaccaattttcttttcatttttaatttgtacccatatattagtttctttttgtgcccatattttttaaagttttatttgtgtttgtacccatgtgtaaaCCGTCACgtaacattgtatatttaatcaatgatagaaacattacatatggtatatttatgttttatgcctaaactttgtatcatatatttatatttttagtttgtacccacttttaatttgcaacattttttttaaatttgtagtattttctttttagttttattttgtacccatgtattaatttcttttagcgcctatattttttaaaaattcatttgtacttataatttttaatcttttatctgtaccctaatttatttataatgtacccattcttctttattaatgtaccactttgttatatatgaaatgtaaaatgtaccaatttttttaacactatggatacattcttttgccatttattatttcttatttttacatagtttttatccatttattcaatcaaaatgtttgactttttttattgtaaccgtttctaatagtattataatgagggattttaaatttataagattataaatctcaaaaaatatcaaacaattaatgtcaaaactataaaaatattaatattaatagtcatataatgaggtgtacaaagttaagggaccttgatcaaactttgaatactattaaggttttaatcaaagaatgttaaggattaggggccgcatccaaagtatcccaaaATTTATTCACAACGAGTAATTGGTTTATTTTCAAGAAGATGTAGCACAAGCAAGAGGCTGCGCCACGTTGTTGATGGTGGGCTTGATATGTTTACATTCAGACGTAATAGAGCCTTCTTTTCCAGTGTATGTGAGATCAATGTTACTCAATTCCACATTCTCACATGGCAGCCCTCCACTGCATACAAGCTTAATACCAACTGGGGTTGAAGATGAACCCTTTATGTTCTTGAAGCTGACATTGCTGATCTTAACTTTGGATGGAACCTGCATACAATGATACAATAATAGTATTATTATAAAGCACTTTTACtgttaaatattttatataaaattgttattataaatatgtcgaagaagttattacaaattcagttttttttttttttttttttttttgaaaaatgctaGAAGTGTGTTTGGTTGATAgaaaatttttaaaaccctTTCAGAAACAATCAAACGGTGCACtcaggtatttattcaaaatagTTGAGATTGGGGTCAAGAGATCAAACGGTCGTCGGTTGTATTCTATTATTCAAGATTAAGTATTTGACTAAGTAATAAAGAAAATATGATGTAACTTTGGTACTGTAAAATAGTATACCTGAAGTGTGCACTGATTATATGGGCAATACTCTTGGTCTATGATGACAGGGTTTTTAACATTATCCATGATAATATCCTCAAAGTGAACATCTGAGACAACGCCATTTGCAGGGGAAGCAGGCCATGTTTTGATCCTCACACCATTATCTGTATTTGTAATTGTGCAGTTCTTGATAAATATTCCAGACACAGGTTCTTCATTCTCATACTTTCCGAGGCTCCCGATGCTTATGCCGTGGCCTGGTCCACAAGTAACGTTGGTTACATGGAGTTGCTTGGTGCCATCACCAATAGAGATGCAATCATCCCCAGTTCCAATGGTCGTATCTGTGATGTTGATCCCAGTTGAACGTCCGATATGAATTCCATCGGTATTGATGCTTTCTTTAGGCGCTGAGACGGTAAAATGTTGGAATGCCACATTGTTGCAACCCAAAAGATTTACGTGGAAATTTTTGCTGTCTTTTGTTGTTATGTCTCGAATTATGGAATTGGTGACAAAATTGAATCTCAGATTCTGCGAATAGTGTGAAAAAGTtaaaacatatacaaacaagacGAGTAATATTTCTTGCCAAAGTTATGTTGTCAGGAAAAATTCTTATATTATCATACTGTGAATAAATATTGCAGATTACCAACATGTTCGATGGCTTAGATTTGCTCCCTGACATATACACCTTTTTCACATATATGGGATCAGCTATCAGGCACCATATATTCATAGAAGAGTATGATCAACCGTATAGTTTCACAATCTAGCAAtagattttaattataaaagaaCAAGATTTAAATTATCTTACGATAGCAATAGATttgcaatttttgtttttgttgcagTCATTTTGCTTCCAAGCAGTTGCTCCTAGGCCATCGAAAGTTCCACCACCGGATAAGGTGAGCCCATCAATGCGCTCAAAACCTATCCAAGTATCTGCTTTTGGGAGTTGGCTGCCATCTTCTGGAGCCTGCAATGTGCCCTGAAGCTGAAACTCAATAGGGGCTTTGCATGGTCCTTTGAAAGTTGCCCCTACAAACTTGTATGTCCCACTTGGAACCACAATTTTACTTGCCGATGTCGATGCACATGCATCTGTCCAAGCTTTGCTCAAAGCCTAATTAAAAcattgaataaaaattaaaaattgaaatgattCTGTTTAATTACCCAACAATTCTAGAACGGAAATGATTTTCCACTTATTAATTTTCCCCAAGCATATTTATTTCCTACTTctaaattaaacaaatcaaaagaaaaatcaataaaCAAGAACAACAATGTGCAAAGACCAAAGAGTGTGTACGGAAGTAATTTCTGTTCTAACTCGAAATATTAGTttaaaaattcaagaagaattacatgcatacatatataatGCCTACCTGGGTAATATCAGAGTTTGCTTTTCCACCATAATTTGCACTTGTTACATCATAGACACCAGATTGGGCATTAGATGTGGATACTAACAACAAGGACACAAACATTGGCAAGATATTTTTCAGTTTCAAATCCATCTTGAGTTTTCAATTCGGAATTAGTTTCTTACGTTTGGAAGTTCGATGAAAACTTTATTTTGGTTTCATCAGAACTTTATTCTCACATTGGAAAGCTTAACGCCCTCAAATTACTCAACCAATTATTAGCTATTTTTATGGAAGATGCCTCAACCCCAAAAACCGTGCACGAAAAAAACTAGCCGCCGTTGATTTATTCAAAAGAAAAGCTTAATTAAGAGCTTGAAATTCCTCACAAAATTTCTTCCAAGACAGGGAAATAACCCCGAATTAAGATGCCTTAATTAAGATGTTTAATTGCAATGTAGTTCAAGAATTGTATCCtataattagtaattaattaagctGCTTATAGTTTTAGAACATCAATTACCACCACTACGTATGGCCCTCGGCTAGTTCAGTGTTCATTACCACTTCTTTAACATATTGTTCTCCATGCTGCCCCTCCAAGTCAGTACTCAAATTGTTTCTTCCAAGCAAACCCTAGTTGCTGCAGCCACCAGCACCCCGATCAACGCCAACTCCACCACCGCGACACAACTACAACTTGTTTAAACTTGACGGCATTACTTGTGGGAATCTTCAACAATTCTTCACATCATAGCATAATATTCCAGCTCAACTCCATCTCGGTCTCTCCCGTTATAGTCTACTCCTCTTCACTGACCGCAAATTGGTACATCACTTTACTCAATTACAAAGACATGAGCATCTACTATGACTTACTCATGCAAGTCTCGGTTTTCTATCACAAGGAGTTTCTCTCCATGACTAATGTCGTCGCTAACGGTTGTACCAAGATCCAATTCGTCTGAAGAATGAGACGCAAGTGCATGCCAGTGCTTTTGCCTCGTCGGTGTTTGTCAAGGATCTAGTTGTGGCTGCTATGTTTGAGGATTTCAGGGATGGAAACGTGGGGTTCGACGTGGCAGTGTAGGGTGCTTATAGGGTGTGGAAAGAGGATCGCATTCCGCAAGTAGGCTGTTGAGTAGGGGTGggtttaaaaaaccaaaaactaaaaaaaaatcgaactgaACACCGAACCAAagccggaaaaaaaaaaatcaaaccaagtGAACCGAATCGAAATAggttggtttggtttcggttttgatgGTCCAGAAACCGAACAGGATCGAACCGAACcgatttatatttaattatttaattgggttaatctcagtttactatcaTGAAGcttcttggttttcaacatttaatacatgaagtttttttcatcctagaGTGGTATATAAAGCCATAATTTTGGGACACTTTCATATATCCGTTAAGTTTTCTGTTAAATCAGTGGTTAACTGGTGACATGGCACTCATATGGACAGTGACTAGGCACCACGTGTCATCGGGGcccacataaatattaaaaaaattaaaaaaattaaaaaaaaatgtttttgggccTTCCAACTTAACCCTCGAccccctccctcccttctctccacTAAGCCTTCCAGCTCCCACCTCCTCCTAACCGCTGGCGATCGCCAAGGCTGCATCATCCTCCTCGACCTCCACCTGTCTCCCATCCTCTGGTTCGATACCGACTCCTCCCCCTCCAAACTCGCCATACAGGACCTCGCATGGGTCCAGGCCCGACCTGACTCCTTCTACATCTCCTCCATCTTCGTCTACAACAACTCCACTAGCAAGGAGCTTGCTTTTCCCCTCCACGGTTCGTATTGCAACTCTCATTCATCTTCTCACTATAGTTTTTCCCCTCCATGGTGATTCACTGAAACGAATCCAAACAACTCACTCACACTCAGTCACTCATCTCTTTCCCCCtatctctccatttctctctttaAGGTTTTAGTTTGGGTTCAATTGGAGTGGTCCGAAGATCAAAAAAGGCGGCAGTGGCGGTGGGGAAGCAGAGGCATCGGAGGAGGTGATGGTGACCGATTAGCTAATGGTATACAGAGGGgcgaagaaagagagaaggtgTACGGCAAAAGAGCACATCAGCAAAATGCCTTTGTGCGCTGCTGGAAAATGTAGCTCCATTTACCGTGGAGACACTCGGTAATTAAGCTCCTCTTTctctttctgtttggttgctgagaaaaaaaaaagaaaggaatttTGATtagattttgttgatgcacaaaatcagtgggaaCTTTGAtacaacaaaaaatgttaagtttgtgacctttgctaaactactctggtcactagtgtggataagtatgtaaatggataaagacagggaagcaaacacaagatgtacgtggttcacccagattggttacgtccacagagtagaggagttctcattaattgtgaagggtttacacaagtacataggttcaagctctcctttagtgagtactagtgaatgatttagtacaaatgacataaggaaatattgtgacagaatgatctctatttatagaagagagtttctagtttcattctgacattgacacgtgtcgtgttgtgattggcctctgatgtcgacacgtgtcacgttatgattggcctctgatgttgacatgcgtcgcgttgtgattggcctcctgattGGAGGGAGACTCTTGTGGGTCCTtggcggtataatgttgaccggtgcttagtagtttcgaggttggtcaagtatggtacaaacaaatttgatTAGGAATTTGGGTATGGAAATGTAGGCATAGGTGGACAAGTCATTATGAGGCTCATCTCTAGGATAAAAGTACTTGGATTCAAAACCAGAATAAGAAAGGAATCCGATGTCGTCATCAAGAAGCTTCAGATTCAAGCCAAATCTGATGTCGGCTGGTGAAGCTgttgtagagagagagggaagagaatcCGGAGATGAAGGCAAAGAGGTAGAAGTCGGGTCGGGCCTGGACCCATGCGAGGTCCTGGATGGCGAGTTTGAAAGAGGATGAGTCAATATCGAACCAGAGGATGGGAGACTTGAGGCGGAGGTCGAGGAGGGTGATGCAGCCCTGGTGATCGCCAGCGGCGTGGAGGAAGTGGGAGCTGGAAGGCTCAGtggagagaaatgaagaagggAGTCGGGGTTGAGCTGGAAGgcccaaaaacatttttaatttttaattttttaatatttatatggGCCCTGATGACACGTGGCACCTAGTCACTGTCCACGTGAGTGCCATGTCACTAGTTAATGGCTGATTTAACAGCAAACTTAATGGATATATGAAAGTGTCCCAAAATTGTGACTTTACGTACCACTctaggatgaaaaaaaattcatgtattaaatgttgaaaaccaagaatttcaaggtagtaaactgagattaaccctatttaatatatattaattatataaattatatacaAATACTCAAAATCTAGAGGCAAAAGTTTTTGAACCCCTTATACCTCCTGGTTGAGAGTTTTTTGCTTCAGCCAACTTGATAACAAGCTTTGTGTAGTTATAATCATATtagtaaaatatttatactgATTCTAGAGCTTTAATTCTTTATAAGATTTCTAAACACAAAACCCTAGCCGTCCCATTTACTCCCATTTCATCTCCTTGTTCTGACTTATCAGCCTCTCTCTTCGACCTTTGAATTCTTGCATCTCCATAATTTCTTTGTTGAACGCTCGAATGTTTGCAACTACAAGCGATTTATACAAGGATTTGCAGCAATCCATTCATCATTTTCAGGTGGGTCACCGCCGCGATGCCAAATTCAAGAAGTTCAAGTTTGAAAACGGTGCTCTCGCTGTATCAATTTCATCTATTTTGTTTCGAAAACGGTGCTCTCGTTGTATCAATTTCATCTATTTTGTTCCCAATCTTGtaaatttgtttaatttgtgATTGAATGATTGGGTTCATAATCATTACCCCTGCAATGCTGATAAGCAATGCACAAACGTGGAGTTTTCTTATATGTAACCTGACCAGAACTCATAACCCTTTTGATGCAAATTTTGAAATGTGCATTTTTTGTGCAAATTGGTTCTGATTGGGTTATGATGCATCTGTGCAATGTGCATTTTTGTGCAAATTGGTTCTGATTAGGTTATGCTGCACCTGTTTTGCTTTTCTTGATTGTGCATGCCTCCCTTTCTGAATGGTTCTTGTTCCTCCACTCTCCATCataattaaaagaaattgttgcagaaaagaggaagaaaacaaATGGCAGATCTTGAAGATGCAGGGTccattaaaatctaaaattttatgTACCCAAAATTGCAATGATGAAGATTAGAGCAATGCAAGAGTGTTCAGAGCAAAGAAGAATCTAAAAAACCCGAACCGATTGGAATGTGATTGTTCTACACTAATTGGAAATTTTTAGGAATTTTTTTCaccattgaagaaaaaaaaaaatcgaaccgaactgaaatcgaatcgaaaaaaaaaagaactgaaATTTCAATTCGATTTCAGTTTTAGCAAAAAAACAGAACCCAACCCTACTGTTGAGGGTTGATTGTGATTGTCAGGGTTGAGATGTCAAACAATGGAACTGATGAAGCCTTGTCTGGTGGATCAAGTAAATTTGATGTTGAGATCATTTTTATGTACTGCTTCAAACTATGCCCGTGCTACCTTTATATATGTATTATTCTTTTGACTTCCATTTAACTCAATTGACTAAAAGCAACTACCCTATATACTCAAGATCTCAAGTTCTATTCCCACTTCTCCCAATATTTGCTTGCATAAAAAACTTTTGTAAAAGTTTAGGGTTCTAGTAAATAAAATTTGACTAGCTACTTCAGTGCATCAgtttgtttggacccaaatttacaccatcggcccgtgTAATCAAGGTCATTGAGTAAGCATAGTTCTCAACCGTCAGATGAAAAAGTGAAGATATTtttattaaaggataatattatggtttttgtcatagtaattattttttattttggattaTCTTAGCATTATATCTTCGAACAAGTACAGTTCGAGTGAACTTGGGATTACTGCTATCAGACTGGAGAAACTTGGTAGATGAGGTTTGAAAAGTCATGGTGCATGCACAGATGGATTATGAAGAAGTCTAGATAGGCTTGGCTTTAGTGGTGATGTGATAAGTCTAAGATTTAATAGTCTTAGATAATGATGACAAGCCTAGGTAGGCTAGGCTATGATGATAAGACTTTTATTTGAATAGGCTTTTGTGAGGTTTGGAAAATCGTGAACATCTATCTGAAGGATATGGTAGTTCTCTGATGCGGATTAATTTTAGTTCCGTGGAAAAGAATTGCAGTTGGACTCTACAAGCATCATCAGGCTGTGCCAGGTAGATATCAAACGCTATAAATACATGAAGGTTGTGCAGCATTGAGGACAactccaactcaacacacaaactgccatgcgcaaaccctcgctctacgcgaaacctctcaacaaccttgagatttttattttcctttttcaccaacacatcttcagtttggataaacagcactgtgaaggcaactgg is a genomic window of Malus domestica chromosome 09, GDT2T_hap1 containing:
- the LOC103442964 gene encoding exopolygalacturonase-like, giving the protein MDLKLKNILPMFVSLLLVSTSNAQSGVYDVTSANYGGKANSDITQALSKAWTDACASTSASKIVVPSGTYKFVGATFKGPCKAPIEFQLQGTLQAPEDGSQLPKADTWIGFERIDGLTLSGGGTFDGLGATAWKQNDCNKNKNCKSIAINLRFNFVTNSIIRDITTKDSKNFHVNLLGCNNVAFQHFTVSAPKESINTDGIHIGRSTGINITDTTIGTGDDCISIGDGTKQLHVTNVTCGPGHGISIGSLGKYENEEPVSGIFIKNCTITNTDNGVRIKTWPASPANGVVSDVHFEDIIMDNVKNPVIIDQEYCPYNQCTLQVPSKVKISNVSFKNIKGSSSTPVGIKLVCSGGLPCENVELSNIDLTYTGKEGSITSECKHIKPTINNVAQPLACATSS